The genome window TGCCCATATCGACTGCCAGCCGTGCTTTGGAGAGACAATCGCCTCCCTGAGCCTTCTCTCCGCCTGTGTGATGCGGTTTGCCTCTCGGATTTATTCTCAGCAAATGGAACTACATCTCCAACCTTCGAGTCTGTTGGTTTTGCAGAGTGATGCTCGCCATCTGTGGACCCATGCCATCCCGCCCAGAAAGACGGATGTCTTTGAGGGTCAAAAGTATGCCCGTGCTCGACGCATCTCACTGACGTTTCGGACGATGAAGTTTTAAAACCCTTAGTGTTAATAGTGTTACCTACGGAGTAGTGTTACGGGCCAAAAAATCAGCCCTAACCATATGATCTAAAAACAGGAAACCATCCACAGGGTTCCGAAAGGGCCAAACTTGGGTTCCGAAAGGGCCAAACTTGGGTTCCGAAAGGGCCAAACGGAAAATCAGCTGAAACGGTTCCTGAAGGGCCAAACTTGGGTTCCCGATGTAAAGAACCTCAGATCGGTTCCTGATCGGCCAAATTTATGGTTCCTGATCGGCCAAACATTTTGTAGCATTCGGACATGTCACTGCTACCCGATAGACACCCTCAGAAAGACTTCTTTATCCTCGATATCGCTGATGTCGTTCCCAAGGATGATACCGCCTCGATGGAGCACCCCTTGTTCTCCCTCGCGACCAAACCGGACATGCGGCACCTGGTCTATCAGAACGGCGAGAATAGGCTGGAGATCGCACCTTCCATCCTGGGACTGCCAACCATCAAGGACAAAGACATCCTGATCTTCTGCATCAGCCAGCTGATGCACATGAAGAACCGGGGAGAGAAGATCGGAAAACGCGTTCGTTTCTCCGCGCGTGAGTTGTCCATTGCCACGAACCGGCCCGTTGGCGGGGACCATTACAAGCGGCTGGAGCAGGCCTTCAAGCGGCTGCAAGGCACGCAATTTACCACCACGATCCGCACCGGAAAAAAGCCCGGTGTTAAGATTTTCAGTCTCGTCGACCAGGCAGGCTTCGTGATGCAGGAGGACACATGGCGGCTCGACTATTGCGAGGTGGTTCTGTCTGACTGGCTCATGCGCGCGATCGAAGCCAACGAGGTCGTGACAATCACCAACGACTATTTCCGCCTACGTCGCCCGCTGGAACGGCGCATCTACGAGATCGCCCGCAAACACTGCGGCGAGCAGAAGAAGTGGCAAATCGGCCTGGCCAACCTGCAGAACAAGACAGGCAGCAACGCCCCCCTCAAGAAATTCCGCCTCAACATCCGCCAAATCATCTCAGACGATCACATGCCGTTCTACCGCATGGAGCTAACGTCAGATGATCTGGTGATCTTCCGCCCCCGCAAGGCAAAGACCACGCTTGCGCCTTCCATCACCCTGCCAGACTGGGCCGAGGAAAAGGCCCGCGGGATCGCGCGGGATAAGGGCTGGGACTATCACGCTCTCCGCGCCAAATGGATGGAAT of Roseobacter denitrificans OCh 114 contains these proteins:
- a CDS encoding replication initiator protein A, with product MSLLPDRHPQKDFFILDIADVVPKDDTASMEHPLFSLATKPDMRHLVYQNGENRLEIAPSILGLPTIKDKDILIFCISQLMHMKNRGEKIGKRVRFSARELSIATNRPVGGDHYKRLEQAFKRLQGTQFTTTIRTGKKPGVKIFSLVDQAGFVMQEDTWRLDYCEVVLSDWLMRAIEANEVVTITNDYFRLRRPLERRIYEIARKHCGEQKKWQIGLANLQNKTGSNAPLKKFRLNIRQIISDDHMPFYRMELTSDDLVIFRPRKAKTTLAPSITLPDWAEEKARGIARDKGWDYHALRAKWMEFAQDEAGKGNPPQNAGAAFVAYCQKQQSVR